In Acidobacteriota bacterium, one genomic interval encodes:
- a CDS encoding RluA family pseudouridine synthase, whose protein sequence is MIVEQAHDGVRLDQFLAALLPSHSRSQIQRLIKGEQVHAPMTHVRPSTPVRAGMRIAIDIPPPGPAAPEAENLPLPIIYDDPDIVVIDKPAGMVVHPGAGHSQGTLVNALLHHVKDLSGIGGERRPGIVHRLDRGTSGLMVVAKHDAAHQELSRQFKLREVEKEYVALVWGVVQAGRRIESPIGRDPNDRQKMSSRARHARHAVTRVTGAEHLRGVSLLRVAIYTGRTHQIRVHLSEIGHPIVGDPAYGGLRRHVAGDLLPIRRLQRPFLHASRLAFKHPADGRAMTFTAPLAPDLQQVLDDIRGLQSDD, encoded by the coding sequence CTGATCGTCGAGCAGGCGCACGACGGGGTTCGACTCGACCAGTTCCTCGCCGCCCTGCTCCCATCGCACTCGCGATCGCAAATCCAGCGATTGATCAAGGGCGAGCAGGTACACGCACCGATGACCCACGTCCGCCCGAGCACGCCCGTGCGGGCCGGCATGCGGATCGCGATCGACATCCCGCCGCCCGGGCCCGCGGCGCCTGAAGCGGAGAACCTGCCGCTGCCCATCATCTACGACGACCCGGACATTGTCGTGATCGACAAGCCCGCCGGCATGGTGGTGCACCCGGGCGCCGGGCATTCGCAGGGGACGCTGGTCAACGCGCTGCTGCATCACGTGAAGGATCTGAGCGGCATCGGCGGTGAGCGTCGCCCCGGGATCGTCCATCGGCTGGATCGGGGAACATCAGGGCTGATGGTGGTCGCCAAGCACGACGCGGCGCATCAGGAATTGTCGCGTCAGTTCAAGCTTCGCGAGGTCGAAAAGGAGTACGTCGCGCTCGTCTGGGGCGTGGTCCAGGCAGGACGGCGAATCGAATCGCCCATCGGCCGCGATCCGAACGACCGCCAGAAGATGTCGAGCCGGGCGCGGCACGCGCGCCACGCCGTCACGCGCGTCACGGGGGCCGAACACCTGCGGGGAGTCTCCCTGCTGAGAGTGGCGATTTACACGGGGCGCACGCATCAGATCCGCGTGCACCTCAGCGAGATCGGCCACCCGATCGTGGGCGACCCGGCCTACGGCGGGCTGCGGCGGCATGTCGCGGGGGACCTGCTGCCGATCAGGCGCCTCCAGCGGCCGTTTCTTCACGCGTCCCGGCTGGCCTTCAAGCACCCGGCGGACGGGCGCGCGATGACCTTCACTGCCCCGCTCGCGCCGGACCTCCAGCAGGTGCTCGACGACATTCGAGGGCTTCAATCCGATGACTGA
- the lgt gene encoding prolipoprotein diacylglyceryl transferase, protein MHPLLFEVGRFPVYTYGLLLAAAYLTGLWLAVRRARAGGLNGDRVMDLGILIIASALVGAKLLLLVVDFGQYSRNPAELFSLFRSGGVFYGGLIVAVVAAMWYMRRTRLPLWPTTDAFAPGIALGHVVGRLGCLMAGCCYGRPASVRWAITFTNPLAAENVGTPLGVPLHPTQLYEAGAELVILVLLLATERRGRQFPGRTFWLYMLLYAVTRFVIEFYRGDPRGAVGVLSTSQLISVILVPISVAMLIRLVRRAPAPPPAAAARKRVA, encoded by the coding sequence ATGCATCCGCTGCTGTTTGAGGTCGGCCGGTTTCCCGTCTACACGTACGGCCTCCTGCTCGCGGCCGCGTACCTGACCGGCCTCTGGCTCGCCGTGCGCCGCGCGCGCGCCGGCGGGCTCAACGGCGATCGTGTGATGGACCTCGGCATCCTGATCATCGCGAGCGCCCTCGTCGGTGCCAAGCTGCTGCTGCTGGTCGTGGACTTCGGGCAGTACTCGCGCAACCCGGCAGAGCTGTTCTCCCTGTTCCGTTCCGGTGGCGTGTTTTACGGCGGGCTCATCGTCGCGGTGGTGGCGGCGATGTGGTACATGCGCCGGACGAGACTGCCCTTGTGGCCGACGACCGACGCCTTCGCGCCCGGGATCGCGCTCGGTCACGTCGTCGGCCGGCTCGGCTGCCTGATGGCGGGGTGCTGCTACGGGCGGCCCGCGTCGGTCAGGTGGGCGATCACCTTCACGAACCCCCTCGCCGCCGAGAACGTCGGCACGCCGCTCGGCGTCCCGCTGCACCCCACGCAGCTGTACGAAGCCGGGGCGGAACTCGTGATCCTGGTGCTGCTGCTTGCGACCGAGCGGCGGGGGCGCCAGTTCCCCGGCCGCACGTTCTGGCTGTACATGCTGCTCTACGCGGTCACGCGCTTCGTCATCGAGTTCTACCGCGGGGACCCTCGCGGGGCTGTCGGCGTGCTGTCCACGTCCCAGCTCATCTCGGTGATCCTCGTTCCCATCAGCGTGGCGATGCTGATCCGGCTGGTGCGGCGCGCCCCGGCGCCCCCGCCGGCCGCCGCCGCGCGCAAGCGGGTCGCGTGA